The following proteins are encoded in a genomic region of Sebastes fasciatus isolate fSebFas1 chromosome 14, fSebFas1.pri, whole genome shotgun sequence:
- the LOC141782606 gene encoding FERM and PDZ domain-containing protein 4-like isoform X4, protein MDVFSFVKMPKLSGHRTKSSGWPPPSGTWSASQGPPNGWDMGTNREGRDCYINHVSQSSSLDEFRLDGDKFVPPTPRKVEMRRDPVLGFGFVAGSEKPVVVRSVTPGGPSEGKLIPGDEIIMINDEPVSSAPRERVIDLVRSCKESILLSVVQPYPSPKSAFISAAKKAKLKTNPVKVRFAEEVIINGQVPETVKDNSLLFMPNVLKVYLENGQTKSFKFDSSTSIKDVILTLQEKLSIKSIEHYSLMLEQRAEGSASKLMLLHEQEMLTQVTQRPGSNKMKCFFRITFVPKDPVDLLRRDAVAFEYLYVQSCNDVVLERFGSELKYDTALHLAALQMYILTINTKQSQKVSLKYIEKEWGLALFLPPAVLSSMKEKNIKKALTHILKTNQNLVPPGKKLTALQAKVHYLKYLSDLRLYGGRVFKSTLIQGEKHTEVTLLVGPKYGISHVINTKTNLVALLADFSHVNRIEMYTEDDTRVRVELHVLDVKPITLLMESVDAMNLACLTAGYYKLLVDSRRSIFNMAKNTETSHAARVKQTYQAIECTYSTPHKGFEDRNNQRCSQDYSECEYLDHGRFEGQPVYITEIHQPQHSMHMVERAECCRIPCTQTYLNVPRPKPQDSSRSAKVSFIFGDPPLDSVNPQNLGYQRLMDESPEILDNHSHMYRRLEEDYKMMDAIEDGYQYSTKIFGPTECIEEPLLHDICYAETTDDAEDEDDISCEEDMLMSDIDKPMLLSLSESSDDIIDLTSLPPPPEGNDEEDNDVLLHSLNLAIAAPPPGFRDSSDEEEQQQQGSGTRVQGGRNDIPVSLIDSVPALGAEGHGEPLNDAVVSTLQALEALAASEEQSPAQSESSTGVEISRAFSPDSSDSGNETNSSEMTESSELATAQRHSENHLRMHVAMTEGYHAVHEEKTEAAASSDGGAGAMQYIPQEHQDEEAKSSAVASSSQIFHSDGGEMEPETMEIKSVSEYFTKMHMGSVMSRQRGKQREAESRIQGDTCESSDRPHMTSHDSVREEPPHLVGKYNAFTVRDSYYMNQLDLGRTHFKDRHQKWQQRAPGNKMAENRSPECVSDSQASHADRLTVKEEKRDSDERSQQLNLHSPSKGPVLAEGDATSQDNEQQQIKIPPSEHDVTRLYEYHVSKRMSSIQSEGVHSLQSSQCSSIDAGCSTGSSSCVTPMDSPLCATDNMHVLSESSLKGLSYVTADEKAYGPPGQGRAGHPMDPTLLRKIHAATSAEPGFGITRDGSHRMPKIKETTACTQLKKVAEESSLALCNESSTTTTTTSPSSLRSSTEPSGLTQASPEPDPHALAFPSSGSSCDPKTSSLRKPRRDRMLRRSWSTTMPGSRSLEALLAKTRATLTRKSGGQNFQSQDPPKVQKIFSTKTLPKSLSQGSVASNSSGNRSRLLRGASLLLPESTAPRLDAGTWRCRRPFSHCFLRRKKTTDGDDEDRKMPSHALFSVSSVSFKREEKTVLKAGYKAEQSNAAAATNDVSLKARLAHVNSMKGKTYSLHTGFALARKDALEMVGVLRSSVGRLSRREVSEADTDTFAQLLFMQAKVLSGACSQMGVEYSSPEEMLLTLTHSFHTLCCLTQACMSLVEGLSSESERREVVAKVDEVVMNYVCLLKAAEAASGRSPSDQSVNALTHHSATMSAIINALTHSLKTLLNK, encoded by the exons ATGGATGTGTTCAGCTTTGTGAAGATGCCAAAGCTGTCAGG CCACAGGACCAAATCCTCAGGCTGGCCGCCCCCTTCAGGGACCTGGAGCGCTTCACAGGGACCCCCcaatggatgggacatgggcacCAATAGAGAGGGGCGTGACTGCTACATCAA CCACGTCTCCCAGAGCAGCTCCCTGGATGAGTTTCGTCTGGACGGGGACAAGTTTGTGCCACCAACGCCCCGGAAGGTGGAGATGAGACGAGACCCCGTGCTTGGCTTTGGATTTGTGGCAGGCAGTGAGAAACCTGTGGTGGTCCGCTCAGTCACACCAG GGGGTCCATCAGAAGGCAAGCTGATCCCAGGAGACGAGATCATCATGATTAATGATGAGCCAGTCAGCTCAGCGCCCAGGGAGAGGGTTATTGACCTTGTCAG GAGCTGCAAGGAGTCCATATTGTTGAGCGTTGTTCAGCCGTACCCG TCACCCAAATCGGCATTCATCAGCGCAGCCAAAAAGGCCAAGTTAAAGACTAATCCTGTTAAAGTCCGCTTCGCCGAAGAGGTCATCATCAATGGCCAGGTCCCC GAAACGGTGAAGGACAACTCCCTTCTCTTTATGCCAAATGTTCTGAAGGTGTACCTGGAGAACGGGCAGACTAAATCATTTAAATTTGACAGCAGCACATCCATTAAG GATGTCATCTTGACCCTGCAAGAAAAGCTATCCATTAAGAGTATCGAGCACTACTCTCTGATGCTGGAGCAAAGAGCCGAGGGGTCTGCCAGCAAACTCATGCTCCTGCATGAGCAGGAGATGCTAACTCAG GTGACACAGAGGCCAGGGTCAAACAAGATGAAGTGCTTTTTTCGCATCACTTTCGTCCCAAAGGATCCCGTGGACCTGCTGAGGCGAGACGCAGTAGCATTCGAATACCTCTATGTTCAG AGCTGTAATGATGTGGTATTGGAGAGATTTGGGTCAGAGCTGAAATACGACACGGCCCTCCATCTGGCTGCCCTGCAAATGTATATTCTAACCATCAATACCAAGCAGTCGCAGAAAGTTTCCCTCAAGTATATTGA GAAGGAGTGGGGTCTGGCGTTGTTCCTGCCTCCTGCGGTGCTGTCGAGcatgaaagagaaaaacatcaaaaaaGCCCTCACTCACATCCTCAAAACCAACCAGAACCTGGTGCCGCCTGGTAAAAAG CTGACTGCCTTGCAGGCAAAGGTCCATTATCTGAAGTATCTCAGCGATTTGAGGCTGTATGGAGGACGGGTCTTTAAATCTACACTTATT CAAGGCGAGAAGCACACAGAAGTGACATTGCTGGTGGGGCCCAAATATGGCATCAGCCACGTGATtaacaccaaaacaaacctgGTGGCGCTACTGGCCGATTTCAGTCATGTCAACCGCATTGAGATGTATACAGAAGATGATACCAGGGTTAGAGTGGAACTACATGTTCTGGACGTAAAG CCCATCACTCTCTTAATGGAGTCTGTTGATGCAATGAATCTGGCCTGTTTGACTGCTGGCTACTACAAATTGCTGGTGGACTCTCGGCGCTCCATCTTCAACATGgccaaaaacacagaaacaa GCCATGCAGCGAGAGTAAAGCAGACCTACCAGGCCATCGAGTGTACGTACAGCACGCCCCATAAAGGATTCGAAGACAGAAACAACCAAAGATGCAGCCAAGATTATTCTGAGTGTGAATACCTCGATCACGGGAGATTTGAAGGCCAACCAGTCTACATAACTGAGATCCATCAGCCCCAGCACTCGATGCACATGGTGGAGAGAGCAGAGTGCTGCAGAATCCCTTGCACCCAAACTTACCTCAACGTCCCCAGGCCCAAACCCCAAGACTCCTCCAGGAGCGCAAAGGTCTCCTTCATATTTGGAGATCCTCCCTTAGACAGTGTAAACCCCCAAAATCTGGGCTACCAGAGACTGATGGATGAGAGCCCGGAGATTCTAGACAATCACAGCCACATGTATAGGCGTCTCGAGGAGGACTATAAGATGATGGATGCCATAGAAGACGGGTATCAGTACTCCACCAAAATCTTTGGTCCTACCGAATGCATCGAGGAGCCGCTGCTGCATGACATCTGCTACGCAGAGACAACAGATGACGCAGAGGATGAGGATGACATCAGCTGCGAGGAGGACATGCTGATGAGTGACATTGACAAGCCCATGTTACTCTCGCTCTCAGAGTCCAGCGATGACATCATTGACTtgacctccctccctcccccgcCAGAGGGCAATGACGAGGAGGACAATGACGTGCTGCTGCACTCGCTGAACCTGGCCatcgctgctcctcctcccggATTCAGGGACAGCTctgacgaggaggagcagcagcagcaggggtcCGGGACTCGGGTCCAGGGGGGCCGCAACGACATCCCAGTGTCTCTCATAGATTCAGTGCCCGCCCTCGGAGCAGAGGGCCACGGGGAGCCTCTGAACGATGCGGTGGTGTCCACCTTACAGGCACTCGAGGCCCTCGCTGCATCTGAGGAACAGAGTCCGGCACAGTCAGAGAGTAGCACAG GTGTAGAAATATCCCGAGCATTTAGTCCTGACTCATCAGATTCTGGCAACGAGACGAACTCCTCTGAGATGACGGAGAGCTCCGAGCTGGCCACGGCTCAAAGACACTCAGAGAACCACCTGAGGATGCATGTCGCCATGACAGAAGGATACCACGCCGTGCACGAGGAAAAGACAGAGGCCGCCGCATCTAGCGACGGTGGCGCTGGTGCTATGCAGTACATCCCCCAGGAGCATCAGGATGAGGAGGCGAAATCATCTGCCgtcgcctcctcctcccagaTTTTTCACTCAGATGGCGGTGAGATGGAGCCAGAGACGATGGAGATAAAATCAGTCAGTGAATACTTCACTAAGATGCACATGGGCTCAGTAATGAGCAGgcagagaggaaaacagaggGAGGCCGAGAGCAGAATCCAAGGAGATACCTGTGAATCCTCTGACAGACCTCACATGACTTCGCACGACTCCGTTAGAGAGGAGCCCCCCCATCTCGTTGGGAAGTATAACGCTTTCACTGTGAGGGATTCCTACTACATGAATCAACTTGATCTGGGGCGAACTCACTTTAAAGACAGGCATCAGAAATGGCAGCAGAGAGCGCCCGGAAACAAAATGGCAGAAAACCGCTCTCCAGAATGTGTGAGTGACTCACAGGCTTCCCACGCAGACAGGCTGACAGTAAAGGAAGAGAAACGGGACTCGGATGAAAGAAGCCAACAGTTAAATCTCCACTCTCCGTCCAAGGGGCCTGTCCTCGCAGAAGGAGATGCCACTTCACAGGACAATGAGCAGCAGCAAATTAAGATCCCGCCGTCGGAGCACGACGTCACGCGGTTATACGAATACCACGTGAGCAAGCGCATGTCGTCGATACAGAGCGAAGGTGTTCATTCCCTCCAGAGCTCGCAGTGTTCCTCTATAGACGCCGGTTGTAGcacaggcagcagcagctgtgtcaCTCCTATGGATTCTCCTCTGTGTGCCACAGACAATATGCATGTACTGTCAGAGTCCTCGCTCAAGGGGCTGAGTTATGTAACGGCTGACGAGAAAGCTTATGGGCCCCCAGGTCAGGGGAGGGCCGGCCATCCTATGGACCCCACCCTGCTGAGGAAGATCCATGCAGCCACCAGTGCTGAGCCTGGGTTCGGGATTACACGGGACGGCAGTCACCGAATGCCCAAGATAAAAGAAACCACAG CTTGCACACAGCTGAAGAAGGTTGCGGAAGAGTCATCTTTAGCTCTCTGTAATGAGAGCAGtaccaccaccacaaccacgTCACCATCATCTTTAAGAAGTAGCACAGAGCCCAGCGGGCTAACACAGGCCAGTCCCGAGCCTGACCCACATGCCCTGGCTTTCCCCTCAAGCGGATCTTCATGTGACCCCAAAACAAGCAGCCTCAGGAAGCCACGCAGGGATCGGATGctcaggaggagctggagcacCACAATGCCCGGTTCCAGGAGCTTAGAAGCGCTGTTAGCGAAGACCAGAGCCACGCTTACAAGAAAGAGTGGTGGTCAGAATTTCCAGTCTCAAGATCCCCCAAAAGTGCAGAAGATATTCTCTACCAAAACCTTGCCCAAGAGCTTGTCCCAGGGGTCAGTCGCCTCTAATTCATCTGGTAATAGAAGCAGGCTGCTAAGAGGGGCCTCCCTGTTGCTGCCAGAGTCAACAGCTCCCAGGCTGGATGCAGGTACGTGGAGGTGTCGCAGGCCGTTCAGTCACTGCTTCCTACGTAGAAAGAAAACCACTGATGGTGACGATGAAGACAGAAAGATGCCCTCACATGCTCTGTTCTCCGTCAGCTCGGTTTCTTTCAAACGCGAGGAGAAGACAGTCTTGAAAGCTGGCTATAAAGCTGAGCAGAGTAACGCGGCGGCAGCTACGAATGACGTGAGCCTCAAAGCGAGGCTAGCTCATGTAAATTCAATGAAGGGAAAAACCTACAGCCTTCACACAGGGTTCGCACTTGCACGTAAGGATGCCTTAGAGATGGTGGGCGTGTTGCGATCCAGCGTCGGCCGCTTGTCCAGAAGAGAGGTCAGCGAGGCCGACACGGATACGTTCGCCCAGCTGCTTTTCATGCAGGCCAAAGTGCTGAGTGGCGCCTGCAGTCAGATGGGCGTAGAGTACAGCAGCCCAGAGGAGATGCTGCTCACTCTGACGCACAGCTTCCACACACTCTGCTGCCTAACGCAAGCCTGCATGTCACTAGTGGAAGGCCTGAGCAGCGAGAGCGAGCGGCGCGAGGTGGTAGCCAAGGTGGACGAGGTCGTCATGAACTACGTGTGTCTGCTGAAAGCTGCTGAGGCGGCTTCAGGAAGATCCCCCAGTGACCAAAGTGTGAATGCATTGACACATCACTCTGCCACCATGTCTGCTATTATAAACGCACTAACTCACTCACTGAAAACACTGctcaacaaataa